A window of Microbispora hainanensis genomic DNA:
AGGACCGGCCGCAGATCCTCGGGGCCGAGCGGCTGCGCCGTGACGGCGGCCTGCACGCCGCGATCCAGCGCGGCGCCGCCCTGCTGGCGGTCTGCGCCGGTTACCAGATCATGGGCACGGTGTTCGGCGGCGAGGAAGGGCAGCCGGTGCCCGGCATCGGCCTGCTGGACATCAGCTCGGGGCGGGGCGAGCGGCGCTCCGTCGGCGAGCTGGCCGCCGAGGTGGACCCCGCGCTGGGGCTGCCCACGCTGACGGGCTTCGAGAACCACATGGGCGTGACCAGGCTCGGCCCCGGCGTGCGCCCGCTGTCGCGCACCATCGTCGGCACCGGCAACGGGGACGGCACCGAGGGCTGCTACGCGGGCCGCATCATCGGCACCTACCTGCACGGGCCGGCGCTCGCCCGCAACCCCGCGCTTGCCGACCTGCTGCTGAGCTGGGTGGCCGGGCCGCTGCCGCCGATCGACGACCGCTGGTATCAGGCGCTGCGCGACGAACGCCTGCGCGCGGTGCTGCCGAGCTGACCCGCCGGCGAACCACGGCTCGCCGGCAGAGCCAGGTCAGTAGACCAGCGCCTGCACGCCCTCGCCCAGGGCCTCCTCGACGAACGTGGAGGCCCCGGCGATGCGCACGCCGTCGATCACATCGTCAACGGTGATGCCCCTGCGGGCCGCGCACTGGGTGCACAGCGTGACCCTGCCCGCGGCGAGCACGGCGTCGAGCAGGTCCTCCAGCGGGGCGGCCTCGGCCAGGGTGAACTCCTTGGCCCGGCCCGGCAGCGCGAACCACGCGGATTCACCGGTCAGCCACAGCGAGACCGGGACACCGCTCGCCAGCGCGGCCGCCGCGATCGTGAACGCCTGGTTGCACCGCTCCGGGGCGTCCGCCCCCGCCGTCACCTTTATCACCAGTGATCTCGCCATGGTGTTGAGCCTAGTCCGCCGGGGGTGGGTGGTGTGTCGGCGCATGCCGTACAAGTTGGGCAATCGGCGCATGCCGCGCATGGTGCGAGGGGTTGCTCGCGCGCCTCTAAGCTCGTGTCTATGGACGTACATCCCGACCTCGAGCCGATCGCCTTCCTCCTGGGCCGCTGGGAGGGGGCCGGGGTGATCGGATATCCCACCATGGAGAGCGCCAACTTCGGCCAGGAGATCGTCTTCGGGCACACCGGGAAGCCGTTCCTGACCTACGAGAGCCGCACGTGGCTGCTCGACGCCGAGGGCGACAAGGTCCGGCCCCTGTCCACCGAGACGGGGTTCTGGCGGATCCAGCCCGAGCGCCAGATCGAGGTGTGCCTCGCGCACCCGACCGGCATCGTGGAGATCTACGTGGGAGAGGTCGTCTTCCACAAGATCGAGTTGCGTACGGACGTGGTCGCGCGGACCACGACGGCCAAGGAGTACAACGCGGGTCACCGGCTCTACGGCCTGGTCAACGGCAACCTCATGTACGCCTACGACATGGCGGCGATGGGGCACCCGCTGCAGTCGCACGCCTCGGCGGAGCTCAAGCGGGTCGGCGACTTCGAGTCCGAATAGCGAAAAAAAGAACCCCGGGCGCGCTCCGCCTCGTTTGAGGCGGGCCGGCTGGACCATGGCCGGGACGGTAGTCGTCCGCGGCCGCCGGCTGCCCGGGGTTCCGGTGTCTGTCGAGGATTCGCCAGGATGTCGTCCGACATCCAGACGGAAGGTCCAGATGGACGAGTCCTAGCGGACAGCCACCTCGCTAGCCCAAGAATGATCAACCATTGTTTGGACCACCTCCCTTCTGCGTGCCTTCACGCTATGCGATCGTCCCGCGGGCGGGCAAACAATTTATGCGGTGACGTTCCCGCCCCTCCGCCGCTGCCGAGAAGACGCCCCGCGGAGCACGACTTACACTCTGGGCATGGCCGAGACTTGGCACGAGGAGCTGCGGGCCCGCGGCTACCGGATCACCCCCCAACGCCAGCTCGTGCTGGAAGCGGTGACCGAGCTGGGACACGCCACACCCGAGGACATCTGCTGCCGGGTGCAGCAGACGGCCAGGGGCGTCAACATCTCGACCGTCTATCGGACCCTCGAACTCCTGGAGGAGCTCGGGCTGGTCACCCACACCCATCTCGGTCACGGTGCTCCCACCTATCACCTCGCCTCCGAGGCCGACCACGTCCACCTCGTCTGCCGGGGGTGCGGCGAGGTCACCGAGGTGGCCCCCGAGATGGTGGACGGCCTCGTCTCGGCCCTGGACAAGGAACTGGGCTTCGCGACCGACGTCCGCCATCTGACGGTTTTCGGGTATTGCAGCAAATGTCGCCTATGAGTATCCTGGTCCGTTTTGGGGGCTATGCTCGGGTGCCGGTAGCGTGACGAGTGGCGCATACGCCGATCGTCAGGAGATGAGGGTGACCGTTCCCGCGGAGGCCGCCAGGCGGCGCATAGTCGAACTTTTTCTGTCCAACGAGGAGCCGTTGCTCCGGCGATGGACCCAATTGTCCGGAGCGTCTCCCGATGACCTCCGTGACCTCTACCAGGCGTTGCGCACCGCTCTGAGCAGC
This region includes:
- a CDS encoding FABP family protein, producing MDVHPDLEPIAFLLGRWEGAGVIGYPTMESANFGQEIVFGHTGKPFLTYESRTWLLDAEGDKVRPLSTETGFWRIQPERQIEVCLAHPTGIVEIYVGEVVFHKIELRTDVVARTTTAKEYNAGHRLYGLVNGNLMYAYDMAAMGHPLQSHASAELKRVGDFESE
- a CDS encoding type 1 glutamine amidotransferase; translation: MQSELSIVWIYPDLLSTYGDQGNVLVLEQRARARGIRTRTIHVRSSDPVPQQGDVYLIGGGEDRPQILGAERLRRDGGLHAAIQRGAALLAVCAGYQIMGTVFGGEEGQPVPGIGLLDISSGRGERRSVGELAAEVDPALGLPTLTGFENHMGVTRLGPGVRPLSRTIVGTGNGDGTEGCYAGRIIGTYLHGPALARNPALADLLLSWVAGPLPPIDDRWYQALRDERLRAVLPS
- a CDS encoding DsrE family protein, which translates into the protein MARSLVIKVTAGADAPERCNQAFTIAAAALASGVPVSLWLTGESAWFALPGRAKEFTLAEAAPLEDLLDAVLAAGRVTLCTQCAARRGITVDDVIDGVRIAGASTFVEEALGEGVQALVY
- a CDS encoding Fur family transcriptional regulator; the encoded protein is MAETWHEELRARGYRITPQRQLVLEAVTELGHATPEDICCRVQQTARGVNISTVYRTLELLEELGLVTHTHLGHGAPTYHLASEADHVHLVCRGCGEVTEVAPEMVDGLVSALDKELGFATDVRHLTVFGYCSKCRL